One genomic window of Salmo salar chromosome ssa12, Ssal_v3.1, whole genome shotgun sequence includes the following:
- the LOC106565226 gene encoding keratin, type II cytoskeletal 8: MSFSRTSYTSGGGGMGGSMGGGGGTSIRRSFTSQSMIAPGSTRMSSGSVRRSGAGFGGGMGMGGGSGGGFSYSSSSSAGGYGGGLGAGFGGGMGGGYISAPITSVTTNQSLLAPLNLEIDPNIQVVRTHEKEQIKTLNNRFASFIDKVRFLEQQNKMLETKWSLLQDQTTTRSNIDAMFEAYISNLRRQLDGLGNEKMKLEGELKNMQGLVEDFKNKYEDEINKRASVENEFVLLKKDVDGAYMNKVELEAKVDALQDEINFLRAVYEAELRELQGQIKDTSVVVEMDNSRNLDMDSIVAEVRAQYEDIANRSRAEAETWYKQKYEEMQSSAGQYGEDLRSTKAEIAELNRMISRLQNEIESVKGQRANLEAQIAEAEERGEMAVKDAKLRIKDLEDALQRAKQDMARQVREYQELMNVKLALDIEIATYRKLLEGEESRISSGGASATIHVQQTSGGNYSSGSSGGFGYGGGSGSYGGGGFGGGSGFGGGSSFGSGGGATITKSVTSTSSSRRF; encoded by the exons TGATTGCCCCCGGATCCACCCGGATGAGCAGCGGATCCGTCCGTCGTTCTGGCGCCGGATTCGGTGGTGGCATGGGCATGGGCGGGGGCAGCGGCGGCGGCTTCagctacagcagcagcagcagtgcaggTGGCTACGGTGGCGGTCTCGGTGCTGGATTCGGTGGCGGTATGGGTGGCGGATACATTAGCGCCCCCATCACATCTGTCACAACCAACCAGAGCCTGCTGGCCCCCCTGAACCTGGAGATCGACCCCAACATCCAGGTGGTCCGCACCCACGAGAAGGAGCAGATCAAGACCCTCAACAACCGCTTTGCTTCCTTCATCGATAAG GTGCGTTTCCTGGAGCAGCAGAACAAGATGCTGGAGACCAAGTGGAGCCTCCTGCAGGACCAGACCACCACCCGCTCCAACATCGACGCCATGTTTGAGGCCTACATCTCCAACCTGCGCAGACAGCTCGACGGTCTGGGCAACGAGAAGATGAAGCTGGAAGGGGAGCTGAAGAACATGCAGGGCCTGGTTGAGGACTTCAAGAACAA GTATGAAGATGAAATCAACAAACGCGCCTCAGTGGAGAACGAGTTTGTCCTGCTGAAGAAG gatgttGATGGTGCCTACATGAACAAGGTGGAGCTGGAGGCCAAGGTTGACGCTCTTCAGGATGAGATCAACTTCCTCAGGGCCGTCTACGAGGCG GAGCTGCGTGAGCTGCAGGGCCAGATCAAGGACACCTCTGTCGTGGTGGAGATGGACAACAGCCGTAACCTGGACATGGATTCCATTGTCGCTGAAGTGCGCGCCCAGTACGAGGACATCGCCAACCGCAGCAGAGCTGAGGCCGAGACCTGGTACAAGCAGAAG TATGAGGAGATGCAGAGCTCTGCTGGACAGTATGGTGAGGACCTCCGCTCAACCAAGGCTGAGATCGCTGAGCTAAACCGCATGATTTCTCGTCTCCAGAATGAGATTGAGTCCGTCAAGGGACAG CGGGCCAACCTTGAGGCTCAGATCGCTGAGGCAGAGGAGCGCGGTGAGATGGCGGTGAAGGACGCCAAGCTCCGCATCAAGGACTTGGAGGATGCCCTCCAGAGAGCCAAGCAGGACATGGCCCGCCAGGTGCGTGAGTACCAAGAGCTGATGAACGTCAAGCTGGCCCTGGACATTGAAATTGCCACCTACAGGAAGCTGCTGGAAGGAGAGGAAAGCAG AATATCCTCCGGTGGTGCGTCTGCAACAATCCATGTGCAGCAGACCTCTGGCGGCA ACTACTCCAGCGGAAGCTCAGGTGGATTCGGCTATGGCGGCGGCAGCGGAAGCTACGGCGGAGGCGGCTTTGGCGGCGGTAGCGGCTTTGGCGGCGGCAGCAGCTTTGGCAGCGGCGGAGGTGCCACCATCACCAAGTCCGTGACATCCACCAGCTCCAGCAGACGTTTCTAG
- the si:dkey-195m11.11 gene encoding uncharacterized protein si:dkey-195m11.11 isoform X1 — protein sequence MDQLFSSVSFTMAMLSVTVLTILWLGQSARVVWTQGRLPAPSLSFYRPRFGRNIQLFSDVELICTLPTNVRLPITVFFGWDNQSLSAIHSLTIQNRDDVRFTTKAIAANEGIYVCWYNASNTGDVSRTSNPANLTISSLPGPILVVPAFIPIGGNYTISCQTTTRFPNRTLALYYRQLPVTVGNEIFKFKGSAALLDNHDSITLSRWLVDSTETFEFVCRLEIVDFNQHIYLSPPSSPHPAIAEEAPIRLVPQYQGSKCLGQLEVQVRGSWGPVCQQIESWNPAMGSVVCRELGCGTLSSVSTKQDYNHKVDFSIGSILCRGSEGRLRECQIDAVQPLCNSRKGLKIVCSDALPTTKISVTGYREVSRVDISDEHSLELSCMFNAPWFGTEKLFMDLTRVSIDSYINIIDNVQIATGEKMRTMLHAPVLSGEYACRIRGSEQTVSSVRIFVSKWYKPNVGLIITALLTAVSGAAILVYMCVYRVQKGETANAVTSQGVSTADPEASPGMESV from the exons ATGGACCAATTATTCTCGTCAGTTTCATTCACTATGGCGATGCTCAGCGTAACAG TGCTCACCATCTTGTGGCTTGGGCAATCAGCCAGGGTGGTTTGGACTCAGG GCCGTCTTCCAgccccctcgctctctttctaccGCCCCCGTTTTGGCCGCAACATCCAACTTTTCTCAGACGTGGAGCTGATCTGCACACTTCCGACAAATGTTAGATTGCCAATAACTGTCTTTTTTGGCTGGGACAACCAATCCCTCTCTGCAATACATTCCCTCACTATACAAAACAGAGATGATGTCAGGTTCACCACGAAAGCCATTGCAGCCAATGAGGGGATCTACGTATGCTGGTACAATGCCAGCAATACTGGAGACGTGTCGAGAACAAGCAATCCAGCCAACCTGACCATCT CCTCTCTTCCAGGGCCAATTTTGGTGGTGCCCGCCTTCATACCCATCGGAGGAAACTACACCATCAGCTGCCAAACTACCACCCGCTTCCCCAACAGAACCCTGGCCCTTTACTACAGACAGCTGCCTGTTACTGTGGGAAACGAGATCTTTAAGTTTAAGGGGTCAGCGGCCCTTCTTGACAACCACGATTCCATTACACTGAGCAGGTGGCTAGTGGACAGCACAGAAACATTCGAGTTTGTCTGCAGACTGGAGATTGTGGACTTCAACCAGCATAtttacctctctcctccctccagtccCCACCCAGCTATTGCAG AGGAGGCCCCTATCCGTCTTGTGCCCCAGTATCAGGGCTCCAAGTGTCTGGGACAACTGGAGGTGCAGGTCAGAGGCAGCTGGGGCCCTGTGTGCCAACAGATAGAAAGCTGGAACCCAGCAATGGGTAGCGTGGTTTGTCGAGAGCTGGGCTGTGGGACACTATCTTCCGTCTCGACGAAGCAAGACTACAACCATAAGGTTGACTTCTCCATCGGTTCCATATTGTGCAGAGGAAGCGAGGGACGACTCAGGGAGTGTCAGATTGATGCGGTGCAGCCCCTTTGTAACTCAAGGAAGGGGCTGAAAATAGTTTGCTCAG ATGCTTTGCCAACTACTAAGATCTCAgtcacaggctacagagaggtatcGAGAGTCGACATCAGTGATGAGCACTCGTTGGAATTGTCCTGCATGTTCAATGCCCCTTGGTTTGGTACGGAAAAG CTTTTCATGGACTTGACGAGGGTCTCCATAGATTCGTACATTAACATAATCGACAATGTGCAAATCGCCACAGGAGAAAAGATGAGGACCATGCTTCATGCCCCTGTCTTATCAGGAGAGTATGCCTGTAGAATTAGAGGGTCTGAACAGACTGTTTCCTCAGTGAGGATCTTCGTGAGCA AATGGTACAAACCAAATGTTGGACTCATCATCACGGCTCTCCTCACAGCCGTATCTGGAGCAGCCATAttagtgtatatgtgtgtctatCGTGTCCAGAAGGGGGAGACAGCAAATGCTGTCACTTCTCAAGGGGTGTCCACAGCTGACCCAGAGGCCTCACCAGGAATGGAGAGTGTCTAG
- the si:dkey-195m11.11 gene encoding uncharacterized protein si:dkey-195m11.11 isoform X2, which produces MRYATSVLTILWLGQSARVVWTQGRLPAPSLSFYRPRFGRNIQLFSDVELICTLPTNVRLPITVFFGWDNQSLSAIHSLTIQNRDDVRFTTKAIAANEGIYVCWYNASNTGDVSRTSNPANLTISSLPGPILVVPAFIPIGGNYTISCQTTTRFPNRTLALYYRQLPVTVGNEIFKFKGSAALLDNHDSITLSRWLVDSTETFEFVCRLEIVDFNQHIYLSPPSSPHPAIAEEAPIRLVPQYQGSKCLGQLEVQVRGSWGPVCQQIESWNPAMGSVVCRELGCGTLSSVSTKQDYNHKVDFSIGSILCRGSEGRLRECQIDAVQPLCNSRKGLKIVCSDALPTTKISVTGYREVSRVDISDEHSLELSCMFNAPWFGTEKLFMDLTRVSIDSYINIIDNVQIATGEKMRTMLHAPVLSGEYACRIRGSEQTVSSVRIFVSKWYKPNVGLIITALLTAVSGAAILVYMCVYRVQKGETANAVTSQGVSTADPEASPGMESV; this is translated from the exons aTGAGATAcgctacctcag TGCTCACCATCTTGTGGCTTGGGCAATCAGCCAGGGTGGTTTGGACTCAGG GCCGTCTTCCAgccccctcgctctctttctaccGCCCCCGTTTTGGCCGCAACATCCAACTTTTCTCAGACGTGGAGCTGATCTGCACACTTCCGACAAATGTTAGATTGCCAATAACTGTCTTTTTTGGCTGGGACAACCAATCCCTCTCTGCAATACATTCCCTCACTATACAAAACAGAGATGATGTCAGGTTCACCACGAAAGCCATTGCAGCCAATGAGGGGATCTACGTATGCTGGTACAATGCCAGCAATACTGGAGACGTGTCGAGAACAAGCAATCCAGCCAACCTGACCATCT CCTCTCTTCCAGGGCCAATTTTGGTGGTGCCCGCCTTCATACCCATCGGAGGAAACTACACCATCAGCTGCCAAACTACCACCCGCTTCCCCAACAGAACCCTGGCCCTTTACTACAGACAGCTGCCTGTTACTGTGGGAAACGAGATCTTTAAGTTTAAGGGGTCAGCGGCCCTTCTTGACAACCACGATTCCATTACACTGAGCAGGTGGCTAGTGGACAGCACAGAAACATTCGAGTTTGTCTGCAGACTGGAGATTGTGGACTTCAACCAGCATAtttacctctctcctccctccagtccCCACCCAGCTATTGCAG AGGAGGCCCCTATCCGTCTTGTGCCCCAGTATCAGGGCTCCAAGTGTCTGGGACAACTGGAGGTGCAGGTCAGAGGCAGCTGGGGCCCTGTGTGCCAACAGATAGAAAGCTGGAACCCAGCAATGGGTAGCGTGGTTTGTCGAGAGCTGGGCTGTGGGACACTATCTTCCGTCTCGACGAAGCAAGACTACAACCATAAGGTTGACTTCTCCATCGGTTCCATATTGTGCAGAGGAAGCGAGGGACGACTCAGGGAGTGTCAGATTGATGCGGTGCAGCCCCTTTGTAACTCAAGGAAGGGGCTGAAAATAGTTTGCTCAG ATGCTTTGCCAACTACTAAGATCTCAgtcacaggctacagagaggtatcGAGAGTCGACATCAGTGATGAGCACTCGTTGGAATTGTCCTGCATGTTCAATGCCCCTTGGTTTGGTACGGAAAAG CTTTTCATGGACTTGACGAGGGTCTCCATAGATTCGTACATTAACATAATCGACAATGTGCAAATCGCCACAGGAGAAAAGATGAGGACCATGCTTCATGCCCCTGTCTTATCAGGAGAGTATGCCTGTAGAATTAGAGGGTCTGAACAGACTGTTTCCTCAGTGAGGATCTTCGTGAGCA AATGGTACAAACCAAATGTTGGACTCATCATCACGGCTCTCCTCACAGCCGTATCTGGAGCAGCCATAttagtgtatatgtgtgtctatCGTGTCCAGAAGGGGGAGACAGCAAATGCTGTCACTTCTCAAGGGGTGTCCACAGCTGACCCAGAGGCCTCACCAGGAATGGAGAGTGTCTAG